The DNA segment TGTATCCCCGTGCGTGGCTTCATGGCCATCTCCCTGCCCTCCCTCTGAATTTTACTCCCGGGAACGGCGTGAGTCACCGATCGCGGACAGCCAGTTTCACCGTCAGGTCAACGTCAGCTCACCCTCGGTTCAAGGTCAGGTTGACGTCGGTCCTGCGGGCCCGTTCAGCCGCCCCGCCGCACCACCGACCATTCGGTCGGTGGTGCGTGAGAGCATTAATCCATGCCCCAGACCAGCTCCCCCATGATCGATGTCACCGACATCATCCGCATGGTGGGCGGCGCCTCATTTCAGCGGGGCCAGACCTACGCGAAACAGGGTGCGGTCACCCAACTGGCCTGGGACCCGTCGGCAAACACCCTGGACGCCAGGGTGCAGGGCAACTCCCCCGGTGCCTACCGCACCCGGCTTTTCCTCAGCGCGAAGGGCGACGGGCGTTACCACCTCAGGGACAGCTTCTGCAGTTGCCCCATCAGCCTCGACTGCAAGCACGTCGCCGCCACGGCCCTGCAGAGCAACACCGAGCACCTGCTCTCCCGGCAAGAGCTCACCGCGCCGGTCCGAAAATCTGCCCCGCAGGGGTGGCAGAGCTCGCTTTCTGGACTCATCAACCCGCCGACCGATGAGGTCACAGGACCGGTCACCGCCCGCACACCGTTGGCGCTCCAGTTTGAGTTGCGCTCCGTCCAGGGCCTCCACACCGGTTGGCAGTCCACCCCGAAGACGCAGCGCCGGACGGCGAAGCCGCAGCTCGGCGTGCGGCCGGTGATCCGCAACAGCAAGGGCAACTGGGTCAAGAACAACCTGTCGTGGGGCAGCATCAGCTATCAGACCTACGGGATGCTCCTTGACCCGGACCAACACCGGTGGTTTTCCCAGTTCCCGTCCCTGCACCGGGGAACGGGTGTCAGTTACTTCGGCAACAACGACTCCTGGCTCTATCTGGAGGACTTCAGCAACCCCCTGTTGTGGCAGTTACTGAGGGAGGCGCAGCGCCTGGGTGTTGAGTTTGTTGCGTCCACGAAGGGGGTCGCAGTGGTCCTGGCCGGCAGCGCCACCCTGAAGCTCGATGCCACCACTACCGACGACCAACTGCGTCTCTGCCCGATTCTGGAAATCGACGGCCATCAGCACGCGCCGGAAACCGCGCAGCCAATCAGTACCCACGGCATCTATACGGTCCACCCGGGCAGCCCCACCCAGAGCACCATCATCACCCTGGCCCCCTCCGCCAAACGGCTCACCGACCATGACATCGGGCTGCTGCTGCAGACAGCCCCGGTGGTCATCCCCGCCGCGGAAAGGCCCCTGTTCCTCGACAGTTTCTACCCGCGGCTCCGCCAGGCCATCGAAGTCATCAGCAGCGACGACTCGGTAACCTTCCCGGACATTGCCCCGCCCCTGTTGGTCCTGACGGCCCACTACACCTCCGGAGACCGCCTGGAACTGGCCTGGGACTGGGAGTACCGGCTCGGCGAGGACACCACCCGCAAAGCCCTGCACCCCGAGCCGGGCGCCCAGGATTACCGGGACCCTGTGGTGGAGGAGGCGCTGCTCCGCACCGCGCGCGTCCACCTCGGAGCGACCCCCCTGGAGGCTCTCACCCTGGAGGACATGGGTGCCGTCGAGTTCACCGAAGACACCCTGCCGAAGCTCCTGGAACTCGACGGAATCCGCGTGGACGTCGTCGGCGAGCAGCCCAGCTATGAAGAGCTCACCGAACCTGCCCAACTGACCATCACCACTGTGGAGACGGACAACCGCGACTGGTTTGACCTCGGGGTGCTGGTGACCGTCCAGGGGCGCAAGATCCCCTTCGACCATATTTTTCGGGCGCTGGCGCAGGGCAAGAAGAAGATCAAACTGGTGGACAACAGCTACCTCTCAATGAACCAGCCGGTCTTCGAGCAGCTGCGTGAGCTGATCGAAGAAGCCCGCGCGCTCAACGAGTGGGAGCCGGGCCTGAAGATCAGCCGCTACCAGGCGGGACTCTGGGCGGAGTTCGAGGACCTGGCCGAGGAGACGGAGGAGGCCCAGGGCTGGCGGGCCGCAGTCGCCGGGCTCAATGACCTGCAGGAAATCAGCCCCACCCCCGTACCGCCCACCCTGTTCGCAACCCTTCGCCCCTATCAACAGGACGGCTTCAACTGGCTCGCGTTCCTCTACCAGCACGGGCTCGGCGGTGTCCTCGGAGATGACATGGGGCTCGGCAAAACCCTGCAGGCCCTGGCACTGCTCACCCATGCGAAGGAACAGGGTGAGTCGAAGCCTTTCCTCGTCGTCGCACCCACCTCGGTGGTCCCCAACTGGGTATCCGAGGCGCACCGTTTTGCCCCCGGGCTCGCGGTGACCGGGGTCGCAGACACCCAGGCGAAAAGCGGCGTCGACCTGGCCACGCTGACGGCGGGGGCCGACGTCGTCGTGACCTCCTACACGCTGTTCCGGCTGGACTTCGAGGGGTACCAGTCGCAGGAATGGGCGGGGCTGATCCTCGACGAGGCCCAGTTCGTGAAGAACCGGACCGCGAAGGTGCACCTGTGCGCC comes from the Arthrobacter sp. CAN_C5 genome and includes:
- a CDS encoding DEAD/DEAH box helicase; this translates as MPQTSSPMIDVTDIIRMVGGASFQRGQTYAKQGAVTQLAWDPSANTLDARVQGNSPGAYRTRLFLSAKGDGRYHLRDSFCSCPISLDCKHVAATALQSNTEHLLSRQELTAPVRKSAPQGWQSSLSGLINPPTDEVTGPVTARTPLALQFELRSVQGLHTGWQSTPKTQRRTAKPQLGVRPVIRNSKGNWVKNNLSWGSISYQTYGMLLDPDQHRWFSQFPSLHRGTGVSYFGNNDSWLYLEDFSNPLLWQLLREAQRLGVEFVASTKGVAVVLAGSATLKLDATTTDDQLRLCPILEIDGHQHAPETAQPISTHGIYTVHPGSPTQSTIITLAPSAKRLTDHDIGLLLQTAPVVIPAAERPLFLDSFYPRLRQAIEVISSDDSVTFPDIAPPLLVLTAHYTSGDRLELAWDWEYRLGEDTTRKALHPEPGAQDYRDPVVEEALLRTARVHLGATPLEALTLEDMGAVEFTEDTLPKLLELDGIRVDVVGEQPSYEELTEPAQLTITTVETDNRDWFDLGVLVTVQGRKIPFDHIFRALAQGKKKIKLVDNSYLSMNQPVFEQLRELIEEARALNEWEPGLKISRYQAGLWAEFEDLAEETEEAQGWRAAVAGLNDLQEISPTPVPPTLFATLRPYQQDGFNWLAFLYQHGLGGVLGDDMGLGKTLQALALLTHAKEQGESKPFLVVAPTSVVPNWVSEAHRFAPGLAVTGVADTQAKSGVDLATLTAGADVVVTSYTLFRLDFEGYQSQEWAGLILDEAQFVKNRTAKVHLCAKEFSAPFKLAITGTPMENNLMELWSLFSITAPGLFPSARRFTEDYRNPIEKSANTERLARLRRRIRPLLMRRTKEAVASDLPPKQEQVLEVELHSRHWKIYQTHLQRERQKLLGLIEDLDRNRMIVFRSLTLLRMLSLDASLVDQAYDGVPSAKLDVLFEQLEDVVAEGHRALVFSQFTSFLKKAAERLDAQGIAYSYLDGSTLRRGDVINRFKDGEAPVFLISLKAGGFGLNLTEADYVFLLDPWWNPATEAQAVDRTHRIGQTRNVMVYRMVASGTIEEKVMKLKEQKAKLFSSVMDDDAVFSSALTADDIRGLLEG